The Corynebacterium auriscanis genome includes the window CGCTCGGCGTGCCAGTGATCCAAACGCCAATCCTTGAATGGCGATATTGTCCGCTTCCGTCCCCGAACCGGTAAAAATCACCTCCGCAGAGTCCGCCCCTAAAAGCTCCGCAATCTGCTCGCGCGCATCCTCGACCATACTGCGGGCCGCACGGCCAGAAGCGTACTGTCCTGCGGGATTGAGTTCTCGGGCAGCCTGCACCATCGCTTCGTGAGCTTCGGGGCGAAGCCGCTGTGTGGCTGCATTATCAAGATAAAGTCGAGAGGAATTCACGCTAGCTAGCCTAGTCCGCACGCCAAGGCGGTTTGAAAATCGGGCAGACCTGCGGGTTCGCTAAGTATCCCCTCGGAGGCACACACCCCGGGGTCTTGTTAACTCGCCCGTCAGCCCTGCAAGATCTGGCAAAACCACTCGCTGCGCCTTATATCGATCAAATCTATTCAGGCGGGTCACCACTGCACGATCTATCAAATCTATCCAAGCCGGACATCTCTACACGATCTATCAAATCTATCCAAGACATCCTTATCTATGAGATCTATCAAGTGTCCACGTGCGTCGCTATGCTCGTATCCATGGCACCATCACGTCGCAGTTTCACACCTCAGCCCGCGAACCCACCACGCAATCCTTTCCGGCCCAGCTTCGGCGCGTCGCCCTATTACCTCGCCGGTCGGGAAGCCCTGCTGCGGCAATTCCAGCTCAGCCTCATGGAAGGCCCCGGCTCACCCCACCGTGCACTACTTGTCAGTGGCGTCCGCGGTGTGGGCAAAACCGTCCTACTTAATGAACTCGAAGATGCTGCCCAGGCTCAAGGTTGGATGACCCTACGGTGCTATCCGCACGGATCGATGATCGACGAGCTGGTCAATACAACCATTCCCCGCGCCATTACATCCATCAACCCGCCCTCCCAGCGCAAAATTTCTGGCGGCTCAATCCCCGGTGTTGGTGGCATTCGCACCGACCGCAACCCTGAAGCCACCGCCTTAGAGTCCTCGCCCACACTCATCACGCGACTCAACGAACTCATGGACAGCCTCACAGGTTCCGGGATCCTGCTGACTCTCGATGAACTACAAGCCGCCAACGTCAATCAATTGCATACGCTGGCCACCGCCGTCCAAGACCTCGTTCGCGATGACAAGGACATTGCCATCGCCTGCGCCGGGCTCCCGCATGGAGTGGAGGAACTCCTGCAGCACGAAGGCACAACATTCATGCGCCGAGCCACCCGTGTGGACCTGCACTCCATCTCCGATGAAGACGTAGCTACAACCCTCCAAACCACGATTGAGGACGCCGGCAAGCACATCAGTCCTGAAGCCCTCACGCGCGCGACCGATCTCTGCCGGGGTTATCCCTACCTCATCCAGGTGGTCGGTTCGCTATGTTGGGCTGCCTCAAACCTAGACCACGCCACCGCGATCTCCCCCGCCCACGTTTCCCAGATTGCCGATGACGCAATCGGGCGGATGAAGCACCAAGTCCACAAGCCAGCGCTCACCAAGGTCCCAACCGGAGAATTAGCATTCCTGCGTGCCATGGCGGCGTCGAGGGAAGAAAAAGTGCCCACCGCGGCCATTGCTCAGACACTTGGAGTACCACCAAACGGGATTTCCGCGCGACGGCAACGGCTCATCGACCGGGACCTGATCGAGCCCGCGGGGTTCGGCGCGGTGAGGTTCACCCTGCCATATTTGGGGGACTATCTGCGGGAATCTGAGCGGTAGCAACGAAGACTAGGTTTGATTCAGGGTGTGATTCTGGCACATCGGCCGGCAATCAATTGTGCGCACCCCGACCAGCCGGCGCCCATTGTGCGCACCCCGACCCCAAACAAACCAAAACCGGCGCCCACCCCAAAACATGGGGTCAGCGCCGGTAGAAAAGGGAATCCCGAAAGGCCGAGATGAGAACCCCTTTAGCGGTTCTTGAGCTCCTCAGTGGCCTGTGGAGCAACCTGGAACAGGTCGCCTACGATACCGAGGTCGGCGATCTCGAAAATGGAAGCCTCTTCGTCCTTGTTCACAGCAACAATGGTCTTAGAGGTCTGCATACCAGCCTTGTGCTGAATAGCACCGGAGATACCGAGGGCGATGTACAGGTTTGGAGACACGGTAACGCCGGTCTGACCAACCTGGAACTTACCTGGGTAGAAGTCTGCGTCAACAGCTGCACGGGAAGCACCAACTGCGCCGCCCAGTTGGTCAGCCAGTGGCTCGACCACGTCAGCGAAGCCTTCAGCACCGCCGACACCGCGACCACCGGAAACGACGATCTTAGCCTCGGTCAGCTCTGGGCGATCGCCCTTCTCAGCTGGAGCGAAGGAGTTGATCTTCACAGCGGTTGGACCTGGCTGTGGCAGCTCAACCTGCTGCACGTTACCAGCAGCAGCCTGCGGCTGTGGCTCAACGGAGCCTGGGCGCAGTGCGAACACTGGGCTTGCGCCAGCAGCAGCGGTATCGACGGTGTATTCGCCACCGAAGATAGACTTGGTTGCTTTACCGTCGGCCTCAACGGCAACCGCATCGTAGATCACACCGGAGGAAACGCGGGCGCCCACGCGACCTGCGATCTCCATACCAGCTGCGGAAGCGGCCACGAACACGGGAACCTGCAGGTGAGCTGCCAAGCCGGAAACGGCATCGACGGATGGGGTGATGATGTAGTCATCAGCGAAGTCAGCCTCAGCGGAGTAGATCTCCTCGGCACCGGCCTCGGCCAGAGCGGCCTGAAGCTTATCGGTGGTGCCTGGAGTGCCGACGACGATTGCGCCTACAGAACCGTAGACGCGAGCTGCGGTGATGAGCTCGGTGGTTACGCCACGCAGCTCACCTTCACCGTGCTCTACCAGTACTAGTGCATTAGCCATGGTGACAAAATCCTTACGTAGAGATACTCGTCAAATATTTGACAGTTGGTAGTGGTTAGCGCAAATGGCTTAGATGAGCTTTTCCTTGACCAGGAATTCAACAAGCTTCTTGCCGCCGTCGCCCTCGTCGGTGATGATCTCACCGGCAGACTTTGGTGGCTTAGGAGTAACGCCAGCGACGGACGTGGTGGCGTTGTTCAGACCAACGTTGGCAGCATCCACGCCGATGTCAGACAGGGACAGCTCCTTGATGGTCTTCTTCTTTGCGGCCATGATGCCCTTGAACGCAGCGAAGCGTGGGGTGGGAGCCTTTTCCATAATGGAAACAATGGCTGGTGCTGGGGCTTCGAGCTCGAAGCGACCCTCGTCAACCAGGCGGGTGCCCTTGACGGTATCGCCCTCGAGGGAAACCTCAGACAGGTGGGTCAAAGCTGGAATCTGGCGGTACTCAGCCAGCAGACCTGCCATGGAGCCGGATCCACCATCGGTAGATGCGTTACCCGTGACGATCAGCTTGACATCTTCGATCTGGTTAAGCGCATTGGTCAAAGCCCATGCGGTACCCAACGTGTCAGAGCCAGCCAAGGCATCGTCGGTGACCAGAATTGCCTCGTCGCAACCCAAGGATAGAGCCTTGCGCAGTGCCTCGGTAGAGCTTGCTGGCCCCACGGAGAGCACGATGACGTTGAGGGAATCGTCCGCTTCCTTCAGACGAAGAGCGGATTCCACAGCAAATTCGTTAATCTCGTCCAG containing:
- a CDS encoding electron transfer flavoprotein subunit beta/FixA family protein, with translation MSNIVVLVKQVPDTYSERKLKEDDFTLDRDSADKVLDEINEFAVESALRLKEADDSLNVIVLSVGPASSTEALRKALSLGCDEAILVTDDALAGSDTLGTAWALTNALNQIEDVKLIVTGNASTDGGSGSMAGLLAEYRQIPALTHLSEVSLEGDTVKGTRLVDEGRFELEAPAPAIVSIMEKAPTPRFAAFKGIMAAKKKTIKELSLSDIGVDAANVGLNNATTSVAGVTPKPPKSAGEIITDEGDGGKKLVEFLVKEKLI
- a CDS encoding electron transfer flavoprotein subunit alpha/FixB family protein, which codes for MANALVLVEHGEGELRGVTTELITAARVYGSVGAIVVGTPGTTDKLQAALAEAGAEEIYSAEADFADDYIITPSVDAVSGLAAHLQVPVFVAASAAGMEIAGRVGARVSSGVIYDAVAVEADGKATKSIFGGEYTVDTAAAGASPVFALRPGSVEPQPQAAAGNVQQVELPQPGPTAVKINSFAPAEKGDRPELTEAKIVVSGGRGVGGAEGFADVVEPLADQLGGAVGASRAAVDADFYPGKFQVGQTGVTVSPNLYIALGISGAIQHKAGMQTSKTIVAVNKDEEASIFEIADLGIVGDLFQVAPQATEELKNR
- a CDS encoding ATP-binding protein, which produces MAPSRRSFTPQPANPPRNPFRPSFGASPYYLAGREALLRQFQLSLMEGPGSPHRALLVSGVRGVGKTVLLNELEDAAQAQGWMTLRCYPHGSMIDELVNTTIPRAITSINPPSQRKISGGSIPGVGGIRTDRNPEATALESSPTLITRLNELMDSLTGSGILLTLDELQAANVNQLHTLATAVQDLVRDDKDIAIACAGLPHGVEELLQHEGTTFMRRATRVDLHSISDEDVATTLQTTIEDAGKHISPEALTRATDLCRGYPYLIQVVGSLCWAASNLDHATAISPAHVSQIADDAIGRMKHQVHKPALTKVPTGELAFLRAMAASREEKVPTAAIAQTLGVPPNGISARRQRLIDRDLIEPAGFGAVRFTLPYLGDYLRESER